The following are encoded together in the Desulfovibrio desulfuricans DSM 642 genome:
- the glp gene encoding gephyrin-like molybdotransferase Glp, translating into MKPFLTLQSVESVLEHIRAFPLLGEERVPLDDALGRGLAQCFSATEDLPGFDRSTVDGFACRARDVFGAQEGNPALVECVADCRMGEVPDIKLEEGQAARILTGGMLPQGADCVVMVEYSRPAGGNLIEITRSQAPGDNVIFRDDDATAGSLLLQAGHRLRPQDIGLLAAFGVVEVEVRRKPLVAVLSTGDEVVPSSMTPPPGKIRDINAHSIAALCREAGAQALRAGIVNDDAAKLKTAVTQLAEMHDVVVVSGGSSAGMRDHTVEIFESLPQAQLLVHGVAISPGKPFILAKAIVNGRTVCLVGLPGHVASALVCARVFLAPLLEHLQGYADSAKQPQVPAVLARSVASAQGRRDYLRVKLRPLPSQSPTRAPSDKNLQPLYEAEPIMGASGLISGIAAADGLMVCPENREGYDAGDTVMVELFR; encoded by the coding sequence GTGAAGCCTTTTTTGACATTGCAATCAGTTGAATCGGTGCTTGAGCATATTCGGGCATTTCCCCTTTTGGGTGAAGAGCGCGTCCCGTTGGACGACGCCCTTGGTCGCGGTCTTGCCCAATGCTTTTCGGCAACAGAAGACCTGCCGGGATTTGACCGCTCCACCGTTGACGGTTTTGCCTGCCGCGCCCGCGATGTTTTTGGCGCGCAGGAGGGCAACCCCGCTCTGGTGGAATGCGTGGCCGACTGCCGCATGGGTGAAGTGCCGGATATCAAGCTTGAAGAAGGACAGGCCGCGCGCATTCTCACCGGAGGCATGCTGCCACAGGGTGCGGATTGCGTGGTGATGGTTGAATACTCCCGCCCTGCGGGCGGCAACCTCATTGAGATTACCCGCAGTCAGGCCCCGGGCGACAATGTTATTTTTCGCGATGATGACGCAACCGCAGGGTCTTTGCTGCTGCAAGCCGGGCACCGCCTGCGCCCACAGGATATTGGCCTGCTGGCGGCTTTTGGCGTGGTGGAGGTGGAGGTGCGCCGCAAACCGCTGGTTGCCGTACTCTCCACGGGCGACGAGGTTGTTCCCAGCTCCATGACTCCGCCGCCGGGCAAAATCCGCGACATCAACGCCCACAGCATTGCAGCCCTCTGCCGCGAGGCTGGCGCGCAGGCCTTGAGAGCCGGGATTGTCAACGATGACGCCGCCAAGCTCAAAACAGCCGTAACCCAGCTTGCAGAAATGCATGACGTGGTGGTGGTTTCCGGCGGCTCCTCTGCGGGCATGCGCGACCACACCGTGGAGATTTTTGAGTCCCTGCCTCAGGCTCAGCTGCTTGTGCACGGGGTCGCCATCAGCCCCGGCAAACCCTTTATTCTGGCCAAAGCCATAGTAAACGGGCGCACAGTCTGCCTTGTGGGCCTGCCCGGTCATGTTGCCAGCGCGCTTGTCTGCGCCCGCGTATTTCTTGCTCCCTTGCTGGAGCATCTGCAAGGGTATGCCGATTCCGCAAAGCAGCCGCAGGTTCCCGCAGTGCTTGCACGGTCTGTAGCTTCCGCACAGGGCAGGCGCGACTATCTGCGCGTGAAACTGCGCCCCCTGCCCAGCCAGTCCCCCACGCGTGCACCGTCAGACAAGAATCTGCAACCGCTGTACGAGGCGGAACCCATCATGGGCGCATCGGGGCTTATTTCCGGCATTGCTGCGGCAGACGGCCTCATGGTCTGCCCTGAAAACCGCGAAGGCTACGATGCGGGCGATACCGTAATGGTGGAACTTTTTCGCTAG
- a CDS encoding AAA family ATPase gives MLLIFGGLPGTGKTTIARKVAQKISAAYIRIDSLELALVRSGLAKSQWDLGPAGYITGYALAADNLRLGLSVVADSVNPLRITRDAWRDVAVQEGVDYLEVEIICSDTEQHRERVEGRSPDIPGLVLPDWQSVVNRKYEPWGREHLVLDTAKLQADVAVSEIFNALGGHVAHVADIPGIHAPVRDDGKQ, from the coding sequence ATGCTGTTGATATTCGGCGGTCTGCCGGGAACAGGCAAAACGACAATAGCGCGCAAGGTCGCTCAAAAAATTTCCGCCGCATACATACGCATAGACAGTTTGGAACTGGCGCTTGTTCGTTCCGGGTTGGCAAAAAGTCAGTGGGATTTAGGTCCAGCGGGGTATATTACCGGCTACGCTTTGGCTGCGGACAATCTTCGTCTGGGGCTTTCAGTTGTGGCAGACTCAGTGAATCCATTACGAATTACCCGTGACGCATGGCGGGATGTCGCTGTTCAAGAGGGCGTTGATTATCTGGAAGTTGAAATCATCTGCTCGGATACGGAGCAACATAGGGAAAGGGTCGAAGGCCGGTCGCCAGACATTCCCGGCCTTGTTCTGCCCGATTGGCAAAGTGTAGTTAACCGAAAATATGAGCCTTGGGGCAGAGAGCACCTTGTTTTAGATACTGCAAAGCTACAGGCTGATGTGGCCGTCAGTGAAATATTTAATGCACTTGGCGGGCATGTTGCCCATGTCGCCGATATTCCAGGCATTCACGCTCCAGTCCGAGATGACGGCAAACAATGA